From one Vespula vulgaris chromosome 25, iyVesVulg1.1, whole genome shotgun sequence genomic stretch:
- the LOC127072312 gene encoding odorant receptor 4-like — MGVWPLKNYFPIFLFFFTYLSIHCSLTLAQLFSAPKTMENVISNVAENILLTMTLTKITITRINREALRKLFLEIKEYALTEKYETAEEKLTFLNYTKLPPFFIAMIGCSMSLEEVLYYSSRLMEGIESGKQNNSMGYQLPYRTLEIVDLSDTRIYALNCAYQVMYVPCVVLGYVGFDCMFVNLSIQVIAQFATLSYKVKTLLNNSANYHEGMKKLILRHYRLIRLTEELENNFNFPIMQQLMGSSMHICISGYYVLMGSETQDIVTSFLFVVYVSSVISTLFIYCFIGECFIQESTNFGNAIYNYDWYDLPEAHWKFFLICMIRTKKPQFLTSGKFAVLSLSIFTDILKTSMGYLSVLRTFL; from the exons ATGGGAGTTTGGCCATTGAAGAACTACTTTccgatatttctcttcttcttcacatATCTTTCTATTCATTGTTCTTTAACATTAGCACAATTGTTTTCGGCTCCAAAAACTATGGAAAACGTGATATCGAACGTAGcggaaaatattcttttaacgaTGACACTAACGAAAATAACCATCACAAGAATAAACAGAGAAGCAttacgtaaattatttttggaaATTAAGGAGTATGCACTCAccgaaaaatatgaaactgCAGAGGAGAAATTGACATTTTTGAATTATACTAAATTACCCCCATTTTTTATTGCTATGATCGGCTGCTCAATGTCGCTGGAAGAAGTCTTGTATTATTCGAGTCGACTTATGGAAGGAATTGAAAGTG GAAAGCAAAACAATTCCATGGGTTATCAGTTGCCCTACAGGACATTAGAAATCGTCGACTTAAGTGACACTAGGATTTATGCATTGAATTGTGCTTATCAAGTCATGTACGTACCTTGTGTCGTATTAGGTTACGTAGGATTTGATTGCATGTTTGTAAATTTGTCCATTCAAGTAATTGCACAGTTCGCTACATTGTCATACAAGGTGAAGACATTACTAAATAATTCTGCAAATTACCATGAGGGTATGAAGAAACTTATACTACGACATTACCGATTGATAag ATTGACGGAAgaattggaaaataattttaattttccaatTATGCAACAACTGATGGGTTCCAGCATGCATATCTGTATTTCCGGTTATTACGTACTGATG ggCTCAGAGACACAGGATATTGTAACATCGTTCCTATTCGTTGTGTACGTCTCTTCCGTGATAAGCacgctttttatttattgttttatcgGAGAATGTTTTATTCaggaa AGTACAAATTTTGGTAATGCCATTTATAATTACGACTGGTATGACTTACCAGAAGCGCACTggaaattctttcttatttgtatGATACGAACGAAGAAGCCGCAATTCTTAACATCTGGCAAATTTGCTGTCTTGTCCTTGTCCATTTTCACGGAT aTTCTCAAAACTTCAATGGGATATTTATCGGTGTTGCGAACATTTTTGTGA